One Kitasatospora sp. MAP12-44 DNA segment encodes these proteins:
- the fdxA gene encoding ferredoxin, which translates to MTYVIAQPCADIKDKACIEECPVDCIYEGERSLYIHPDECVDCGACEPVCPVEAIFYEDDTPEEWKDYREANADFFEELGSPGGASKLGLIERDHPLIAALPVQTNA; encoded by the coding sequence GTGACCTATGTAATCGCTCAGCCCTGCGCGGACATCAAGGACAAGGCCTGCATCGAGGAGTGCCCGGTCGACTGCATCTACGAGGGCGAGCGGTCCCTGTACATCCACCCGGACGAATGCGTCGACTGCGGTGCCTGCGAGCCGGTCTGCCCGGTCGAGGCCATCTTCTACGAGGACGACACCCCGGAGGAGTGGAAGGACTACCGCGAGGCGAACGCCGACTTCTTCGAGGAACTCGGCTCTCCCGGTGGCGCCTCGAAGCTGGGCCTGATCGAGCGGGACCACCCGCTCATCGCGGCGCTGCCCGTGCAGACGAACGCCTGA
- a CDS encoding alpha/beta fold hydrolase, with translation MLQVVCFPHSGGAAGVYRPLAAELAGDARVVAVQYPGRQDRHEEPVITSLHELADRITEELRAAPADLPRVLLGHSMGAMLAYEVAQRLGSDGLLALIASGRPAPSRVRLTTSYLLDDEALAQQVVWLGGTAAELLDHPDMRALLLPLIRGDYQASETYRPRGDRPLSCPLVALGGDADPVALIGDLAAWSEHTTGPFRLELLAGGHFYLQDHWPAVADLVRSTMLVPES, from the coding sequence ATGCTCCAGGTCGTGTGCTTCCCGCACTCGGGAGGAGCGGCGGGCGTCTACCGCCCGCTGGCGGCCGAACTGGCCGGTGACGCGCGGGTCGTCGCCGTGCAGTACCCGGGGCGCCAGGACCGGCACGAGGAGCCGGTCATCACCAGCCTCCACGAGCTGGCCGACCGCATCACCGAGGAGCTCCGGGCGGCGCCGGCTGATCTGCCGCGCGTCCTCCTCGGGCACAGCATGGGCGCGATGCTCGCCTACGAGGTGGCCCAACGACTGGGCAGCGATGGGCTGTTGGCGCTGATCGCGTCGGGCCGCCCGGCCCCCTCGCGGGTCCGGCTCACCACGTCCTACCTGCTGGACGATGAGGCCCTGGCGCAGCAGGTGGTCTGGCTCGGCGGTACGGCCGCCGAGCTGCTCGACCACCCCGACATGCGCGCGCTGCTGCTGCCGCTGATCCGCGGCGACTACCAGGCCAGCGAGACCTACCGCCCGCGCGGTGACCGGCCGTTGAGCTGCCCCCTGGTCGCACTCGGCGGTGACGCGGACCCGGTCGCACTGATCGGCGACCTGGCCGCCTGGTCCGAGCACACCACCGGACCCTTCCGCCTGGAGCTGCTCGCGGGCGGCCACTTCTACCTGCAGGACCACTGGCCGGCCGTCGCGGACCTCGTCCGCTCCACAATGCTCGTGCCAGAGAGCTGA